One genomic segment of Alicycliphilus denitrificans K601 includes these proteins:
- a CDS encoding Ldh family oxidoreductase produces the protein MSTPHTSEAPPLFLPVEELLALAGRVFLRLGLSLPHAEAMARTVVAGQRDECHSHGVYRILSCAHTVRAGKVALQAEPVLTPASGAVVRVDARYGFSPLAFERGLPALVAAARQHGIGALAIQHCFHFSALWPEIEAITAHGLAALALTPSHAWVAPAGGRQPVFGTNPIAFGWPRPGQHPFVFDFATSAIARGDLELHRRAGTPLPPGCGVDAQGRPSTDPVAVAQGAMLAFGGHKGSALSAMVELMAGALIGDWTSAESLAFDAGDGATPCHGELILAFDPARLGGGDLADQQQRAERLFDAITGQGARLPSQRRFEARARSLERGVAVPRALHAEILALAD, from the coding sequence ATGAGCACGCCCCACACCTCCGAAGCCCCACCCCTGTTCCTGCCCGTCGAGGAGCTGCTGGCCCTGGCCGGCCGCGTATTCCTGCGCCTGGGCCTGTCCCTCCCCCATGCCGAGGCCATGGCCCGCACCGTGGTGGCCGGGCAGCGGGACGAGTGCCATTCGCACGGGGTGTACCGCATCCTCTCCTGCGCCCACACGGTGCGCGCAGGCAAGGTCGCGCTGCAGGCGGAGCCCGTGCTGACGCCCGCCAGCGGCGCGGTGGTGCGGGTGGATGCGCGCTACGGCTTCTCGCCGCTGGCCTTCGAGCGGGGGCTGCCGGCCCTCGTGGCAGCCGCCCGGCAGCACGGCATCGGGGCGCTGGCCATCCAGCACTGCTTTCATTTTTCCGCGCTGTGGCCCGAGATCGAGGCCATCACCGCCCACGGGCTCGCAGCGCTTGCGCTCACGCCCAGCCACGCCTGGGTGGCGCCCGCGGGCGGGCGCCAACCCGTGTTCGGAACCAACCCCATCGCCTTCGGCTGGCCCCGCCCGGGGCAGCACCCGTTCGTCTTCGACTTCGCCACCAGCGCCATCGCGCGCGGCGACCTCGAACTGCACCGCCGCGCGGGCACCCCCCTGCCACCGGGCTGCGGCGTGGATGCCCAGGGCAGGCCCAGCACCGATCCGGTGGCCGTGGCGCAGGGCGCCATGCTGGCCTTCGGCGGCCACAAGGGCTCCGCGCTGTCCGCGATGGTGGAGCTCATGGCGGGGGCGCTGATCGGCGACTGGACGAGCGCGGAATCGCTGGCCTTCGACGCCGGCGACGGGGCCACGCCCTGCCACGGCGAACTCATCCTGGCCTTCGATCCTGCCCGCCTCGGCGGCGGCGACCTGGCCGACCAGCAGCAGCGGGCCGAGCGGCTGTTCGACGCGATCACCGGTCAGGGCGCGCGCCTGCCGTCGCAGCGCCGCTTCGAGGCCCGCGCGCGCAGCCTGGAACGGGGCGTGGCGGTGCCCCGCGCGCTCCATGCCGAGATCCTTGCCCTGGCGGATTGA
- a CDS encoding GntR family transcriptional regulator — translation MSFHTDKPSTISAPKRRAADVAYDAIEVLISTLEMQPGSPVVEAEIAERTGLGRTPVREALLRMVSIGLIEQQPRRGLLVSNIDLADHLDVIQTRRVLECLIATCSARRATAAQRQEILRCAQKMRLAAERGLLDEYMRADHELDVVNHQASRNHSAVKCVVPLIVQCRRFWYAYQHEGELTEGARAHMALAEGIATGDEAAATAGAHQLMDYLERFARRIIDQ, via the coding sequence ATGAGCTTCCACACCGACAAGCCCTCCACCATCTCCGCCCCCAAGCGGCGGGCCGCCGACGTGGCCTACGACGCCATCGAGGTCCTCATCTCCACGCTGGAGATGCAGCCCGGCAGCCCCGTGGTGGAGGCCGAGATCGCCGAACGCACCGGCCTGGGCCGCACGCCGGTGCGCGAGGCGCTGCTGCGCATGGTGTCCATCGGGCTGATCGAGCAGCAGCCGCGCCGCGGGCTGCTGGTGTCGAACATCGACCTGGCCGACCATCTGGACGTCATCCAGACCCGGCGCGTGCTTGAATGCCTGATCGCCACCTGCTCGGCGCGGCGCGCCACGGCAGCGCAGCGCCAGGAGATCCTGCGCTGCGCCCAGAAGATGCGCCTGGCCGCCGAACGAGGGCTCCTGGACGAATACATGCGCGCCGACCACGAGCTGGACGTGGTCAACCACCAGGCCAGCCGGAACCACTCGGCCGTCAAATGCGTGGTTCCGCTGATCGTGCAATGCCGGCGCTTCTGGTACGCCTACCAGCACGAGGGCGAGCTCACCGAAGGCGCGCGCGCCCACATGGCGCTGGCCGAAGGCATCGCCACGGGCGACGAAGCCGCCGCCACCGCGGGGGCCCACCAGCTCATGGACTACCTCGAACGGTTCGCGCGGCGCATCATCGACCAGTAG
- a CDS encoding pseudouridine synthase produces the protein MHNSHDPRVLPMRDGVNPCCVVLPSQGQGLLLDFLARRLPAVSREDWLRRLHAGEVVDEWGRAATAHSPFTPGVRYYYYRELAHEAEIPFQETVLYQDEHILVADKPHFLPVVPAGRYLQHTLLVRLKRRLGLRELSPVHRIDRDTAGLVLFSVQRATRGRYQALFRDRQVRKVYEAVAPWRADLRFPRTHASRLQESGHFFRMHEVPGEPNAVTAMDVAEQAGGWARYRLEPVTGKRHQLRVHMAALGLPLCGDGFYPEVNDPPEGDYSNPLQLLARTLSFTDPVTGQERRFDSRLRLRPLADFAGPATAGAPRA, from the coding sequence ATGCACAACAGCCACGACCCTCGCGTCCTGCCCATGCGGGACGGCGTCAACCCCTGCTGCGTGGTGCTGCCGTCTCAGGGGCAGGGCCTGCTGCTGGACTTCCTGGCGCGGCGCCTGCCCGCCGTGTCGCGGGAGGACTGGCTGCGGCGCCTTCATGCCGGCGAGGTGGTGGACGAATGGGGCCGCGCCGCCACGGCGCACAGCCCCTTCACGCCCGGCGTGCGCTACTACTACTACCGCGAGCTCGCGCACGAGGCAGAGATTCCGTTCCAAGAGACCGTGCTCTACCAGGACGAGCACATCCTCGTAGCCGACAAGCCGCATTTCCTGCCCGTGGTGCCCGCGGGGCGCTACCTGCAGCACACGCTGCTCGTGCGCCTCAAGCGCCGGCTGGGGCTGCGCGAGCTCTCGCCCGTGCACCGCATCGACCGCGACACGGCCGGCCTGGTGCTGTTCTCCGTGCAGCGCGCCACGCGCGGGCGCTACCAGGCGCTGTTCCGGGACCGCCAGGTGCGCAAGGTCTACGAGGCCGTGGCCCCCTGGCGAGCCGACCTGCGCTTTCCGCGCACCCATGCCAGCCGGCTGCAGGAGAGCGGGCATTTCTTCCGCATGCACGAGGTGCCGGGCGAGCCCAACGCGGTCACCGCCATGGACGTCGCGGAGCAGGCGGGCGGCTGGGCGCGCTACCGGCTCGAACCGGTTACGGGCAAGCGCCACCAGCTGCGCGTGCACATGGCGGCGCTGGGCCTGCCCCTGTGCGGCGACGGCTTCTACCCCGAGGTGAACGACCCGCCCGAGGGCGACTATTCCAACCCGCTGCAGCTGCTGGCGCGCACCCTGTCGTTCACCGACCCAGTGACGGGGCAGGAGCGGCGCTTCGACAGCCGGCTGCGGCTGCGCCCGCTGGCGGATTTCGCCGGACCAGCTACAGCTGGTGCACCACGAGCTTGA
- a CDS encoding bifunctional acetate--CoA ligase family protein/GNAT family N-acetyltransferase, whose translation MMDKHYLTPLFNPGSVIVLAGDTEALESQTPQARALREALTAQRFTGQLQFFDIHTTGTLADLAQIRADLAIIAQPPQDLPAALDVAGRMNCKSALVLSSGVDAQLAEQLRKIARREGMHLLGPNSLGLQRPSLQLNASAAGPLAREGSLALVCQSGALTASILDWAANNAVGFSSVISLGPHTDVGLSEALDFLANDGRTQSIVVYMEGIQDARRFMSALRSAAYAKPVVVLKAGRKPAGNQAAQTHSGAIVGSDDVFDAVLRRAGAVRVRSFVELFSAAKCLASRYRPVGRRLAIITNGGGPGVLAADWENEIGLDLGRLSAETREALAPRLPPLATLTDLMDLSEEAGPEHYREALEAAFRDRQIDGVLAIFSPKAGIDAEGVASVLADAKRLASKPLLSCWMGDAAVVPARKILRAAQIPTFRTPEAAVGAFGNIASFYQNQQLLQQTPPPLTTLAKPDIEGARLVIESVLAERRNVLTEMESKTLLAAFHIPVTKTLLARSSNEAMMIATQLGFPVALKIDSPDIAHKSDVGGVALSVPNGAAARDAYTDMVQRVARLRPEARINGVTVQKMARARRGREICIGLVCDDPFGPVITFGAGGTMIELIDDRAMELPPLNQFLARRLMERARVAETLGEWRGASAVDMQALEQVLLRVSEMVCALPQLREMDINPLIVDEQGAVAVDARIAIHETARGGGRTEGAGHGHYGHLSILPYPARYEQVWPLRGGGEYLVRPIRPDDAQMVQRLVKELSPESRYFRFVSQIAELPPSMLARFTLIDYDREMALVAVHRERVADEEGEVSHKERIVGVSRYVTNPDHTSCEFALLVADDFAGKGLGSRLMLSIMEVARDRGLAEIQGLVLANNPTMLKLMRRLGFEVRAFDEDPEFKLVVHQL comes from the coding sequence ATGATGGACAAGCACTATCTCACGCCCCTGTTCAACCCCGGCTCCGTCATCGTGCTGGCAGGCGACACGGAAGCCCTCGAGAGCCAGACGCCCCAGGCGCGGGCCCTGCGCGAGGCGCTGACCGCGCAGCGCTTCACGGGCCAGCTGCAGTTCTTCGACATCCACACCACCGGCACGCTGGCCGACCTGGCCCAGATCCGCGCGGACCTGGCCATCATCGCCCAGCCGCCGCAGGACCTGCCCGCCGCGCTGGACGTGGCCGGGCGCATGAACTGCAAGTCGGCCCTGGTGCTGTCCAGCGGCGTGGACGCGCAGCTGGCCGAGCAGCTGCGCAAGATCGCGCGGCGCGAGGGCATGCACCTGCTGGGGCCGAACTCGCTGGGCCTGCAGCGGCCGTCGCTGCAGCTCAACGCCAGCGCCGCGGGGCCGCTGGCGCGCGAGGGCTCCCTGGCCCTGGTGTGCCAGTCGGGCGCGCTCACCGCGTCCATCCTGGACTGGGCGGCCAACAACGCCGTGGGCTTCTCCAGCGTGATCTCGCTCGGGCCGCACACCGACGTGGGCCTGAGCGAGGCGCTCGATTTCCTGGCCAACGACGGGCGCACGCAGAGCATCGTGGTCTACATGGAGGGGATCCAGGACGCGCGTCGCTTCATGAGCGCGCTGCGCTCGGCCGCCTACGCCAAGCCCGTGGTGGTGCTCAAGGCCGGGCGCAAGCCCGCGGGCAACCAGGCGGCGCAGACGCACAGCGGCGCCATCGTGGGCAGCGACGACGTGTTCGACGCCGTGCTGCGCCGCGCGGGCGCCGTGCGCGTGCGCTCGTTCGTGGAGCTGTTCTCGGCCGCCAAGTGCCTGGCATCGCGCTACCGGCCCGTGGGCAGGCGCCTGGCCATCATCACCAACGGCGGCGGCCCCGGCGTGCTGGCGGCCGACTGGGAGAACGAGATCGGCCTGGACCTGGGCCGGCTCTCGGCCGAGACGCGCGAGGCCCTCGCGCCCAGGCTGCCGCCGCTGGCCACGCTGACGGACCTGATGGACCTGTCCGAAGAGGCCGGGCCCGAGCATTACCGCGAGGCGCTGGAGGCCGCGTTCCGCGACCGCCAGATCGATGGCGTGCTGGCCATCTTCTCGCCCAAGGCCGGCATCGACGCCGAGGGCGTCGCCAGCGTGCTGGCCGACGCCAAGCGCCTGGCCTCCAAGCCGCTGCTGTCGTGCTGGATGGGCGACGCCGCGGTCGTGCCGGCGCGCAAGATCCTGCGTGCCGCGCAGATACCGACCTTCCGCACGCCCGAGGCGGCCGTGGGCGCCTTCGGCAACATCGCCTCGTTCTACCAGAACCAGCAGCTCCTGCAGCAGACGCCGCCGCCGCTGACCACGCTGGCCAAGCCCGACATCGAGGGCGCGCGCCTGGTGATCGAGAGCGTGCTGGCCGAGCGCCGCAACGTGCTCACCGAGATGGAGTCCAAGACGCTGCTGGCGGCCTTCCACATCCCCGTCACCAAGACGCTGCTGGCGCGCAGCAGCAACGAGGCCATGATGATCGCCACGCAGCTCGGGTTTCCCGTGGCGCTCAAGATCGACTCGCCCGACATCGCCCACAAGTCCGACGTGGGCGGCGTGGCGCTCAGCGTGCCCAATGGCGCCGCCGCGCGTGACGCCTACACCGACATGGTGCAGCGCGTGGCGCGCCTGCGGCCCGAGGCGCGCATCAACGGCGTGACGGTGCAGAAGATGGCGCGCGCGCGGCGCGGGCGCGAGATCTGCATCGGCCTAGTGTGCGACGACCCCTTCGGCCCCGTCATCACCTTCGGCGCCGGCGGCACCATGATCGAGCTCATCGACGACCGCGCCATGGAGCTGCCGCCGCTCAACCAGTTCCTCGCGCGCAGGCTCATGGAGCGCGCGCGCGTGGCCGAGACCCTGGGCGAATGGCGCGGCGCGAGCGCCGTGGACATGCAGGCGCTGGAGCAGGTGCTGCTGCGCGTGTCCGAGATGGTCTGCGCACTGCCCCAGCTGCGCGAGATGGACATCAACCCCCTGATCGTGGACGAGCAGGGCGCCGTGGCCGTGGACGCGCGCATCGCCATCCACGAGACGGCCCGGGGCGGCGGGCGCACCGAAGGCGCCGGCCACGGGCACTACGGCCACCTGTCCATCCTGCCGTACCCGGCGCGCTACGAGCAGGTGTGGCCGCTGCGCGGCGGCGGCGAATACCTGGTGCGCCCGATCCGCCCGGACGACGCGCAGATGGTGCAGCGCCTGGTCAAGGAGCTCTCGCCCGAGAGCCGCTACTTCCGCTTCGTCTCGCAGATCGCCGAGCTGCCGCCCTCCATGCTGGCGCGCTTCACCCTCATCGACTACGACCGCGAGATGGCCCTGGTGGCTGTGCACCGCGAGCGCGTGGCGGACGAGGAGGGCGAGGTCAGCCACAAGGAGCGCATCGTGGGCGTGTCGCGCTACGTGACCAACCCCGATCACACCAGCTGCGAGTTCGCCCTGCTGGTGGCCGACGACTTCGCGGGCAAGGGCCTGGGCTCGCGCCTCATGCTCAGCATCATGGAAGTCGCCCGCGACCGGGGCCTGGCCGAGATCCAGGGCCTGGTGCTGGCCAACAACCCTACCATGCTCAAGCTGATGCGCAGGCTGGGTTTCGAGGTGCGCGCGTTCGACGAGGACCCGGAGTTCAAGCTCGTGGTGCACCAGCTGTAG
- a CDS encoding 3-deoxy-D-manno-octulosonic acid transferase — protein MQRLALALYSLALWLAQPLLLRKLRRRARTEPGYAVAVPERFGRYRGLPPMDGQGGPLVWIHAVSLGETRAAAILLKELRAQLPGMRLLLTHGTATGRAEGEKLLQPGDVQVWQPWDTPGAVRRFLRRFRPAMGILMETEIWPNLVAGCRAARVPLVLANARLNEKSRAGARRLAWLSRPAYAGLAAAWAQTGQDAERLRDVGARVAGVFGNLKFDALPSAAQQAQGRAWREAGDRPVVLLASTREGEEAMWLEVLRQKWPLAPAGQSQVAIETEARMPVQWLLVPRHPQRFDEVLRLCEAAGLRVSRRSQWGPAPQQADVWLGDSLGEMALYYGMAHAALLGGSFAPLGGQNLIEAAACGCPVVMGQHTFNFAEAARLAIDAGAAERVAGMAEGVAAATALAQDPQRRAAQAARCLAFTQAHRGAARATARAVLELLRAAEGHPPN, from the coding sequence ATGCAGCGGCTCGCCCTCGCGCTCTACAGCCTGGCCCTGTGGCTGGCCCAGCCGCTACTGCTGCGAAAGCTGCGCCGCCGCGCGCGCACCGAGCCCGGCTACGCCGTGGCCGTGCCCGAGCGCTTCGGCCGCTATCGAGGGTTGCCGCCCATGGACGGGCAGGGCGGGCCGCTCGTGTGGATACACGCCGTGTCCCTGGGCGAGACGCGCGCCGCCGCCATTCTGCTCAAGGAACTGCGCGCGCAGCTGCCGGGCATGCGCCTGCTGCTCACCCATGGCACGGCCACGGGCCGCGCCGAGGGGGAAAAGCTCCTGCAGCCCGGCGACGTGCAGGTCTGGCAGCCCTGGGACACGCCCGGCGCCGTGCGGCGCTTCCTGCGGCGCTTCCGGCCGGCCATGGGCATCCTGATGGAGACCGAGATCTGGCCCAACCTCGTGGCCGGCTGCCGCGCCGCCCGGGTGCCGCTGGTGCTGGCCAATGCGCGGCTGAACGAGAAATCCCGCGCCGGCGCGCGCCGCCTCGCCTGGCTGTCGCGCCCCGCGTACGCGGGCCTGGCGGCGGCATGGGCCCAGACCGGGCAGGATGCCGAGCGCCTGCGCGACGTGGGCGCGCGCGTGGCCGGCGTGTTCGGCAACCTCAAGTTCGACGCCCTGCCCTCGGCCGCGCAGCAGGCCCAGGGCCGCGCCTGGCGCGAGGCCGGCGACCGCCCCGTGGTGCTGCTGGCCAGCACGCGCGAGGGCGAGGAGGCGATGTGGCTGGAGGTATTGAGGCAAAAATGGCCTCTAGCGCCCGCCGGACAATCGCAGGTAGCTATCGAAACGGAAGCGAGAATGCCCGTGCAATGGCTGCTCGTGCCGCGCCACCCGCAGCGCTTCGACGAGGTGCTGCGCCTGTGTGAGGCCGCCGGCCTGCGCGTGTCGCGGCGCAGCCAGTGGGGCCCCGCGCCGCAGCAGGCGGACGTATGGCTGGGCGACTCGCTGGGCGAGATGGCCCTGTACTACGGCATGGCCCATGCGGCGCTGCTGGGCGGCAGCTTCGCGCCGCTCGGAGGGCAGAACCTCATTGAGGCCGCGGCCTGCGGCTGCCCCGTGGTCATGGGGCAGCACACCTTCAACTTCGCCGAGGCCGCGCGTCTGGCCATAGACGCCGGCGCCGCCGAGCGCGTGGCCGGCATGGCCGAGGGCGTGGCCGCCGCCACCGCCCTGGCGCAGGACCCGCAGCGCCGCGCCGCGCAGGCCGCGCGCTGTCTGGCCTTCACCCAGGCCCACCGCGGCGCCGCCCGGGCCACGGCCCGGGCCGTGCTGGAACTGTTGCGCGCAGCCGAGGGGCATCCGCCCAATTGA
- a CDS encoding phosphomannomutase/phosphoglucomutase: MQLSPAIFKAYDIRGIVPATLDEDVARALGRAFGTAARAQGERAVAVGRDGRLSGPQLSAALIQGLVDAGVEVIDVGMCTTPMLYFAASTLCASGIQVTGSHNPRDYNGFKMVLAGRAIHGDEIQQLRRTMESGSWQPAPGGSVRRADVLPAYVQRIVGDVKLARPMKIVVDCGNGVAGASAPGIFRALGCEVAELFSEVDGNFPNHHPDPSKPENLRDVIEALRTTDAELGLAFDGDGDRLGIVTKDGQNIFPDRQMMLFAQDVLSRVPGAPILFDVKCTQRLAPAIRAAGGEPVMYKTGHSLIKARMKELQAPLGGEMSGHIFFKERWYGFDDGTYAGCRLLEILSRSADPGAVLNALPASHSTPELNVPCEEGEPHRLTAELQALAAGSFAAPASISTIDGLRVDWPDGFGLIRASNTTPVLVLRFEGHTPEALRRIEADMLALLARVKPGAQIGGAAH; this comes from the coding sequence GTGCAGCTCTCTCCCGCCATCTTCAAGGCCTACGACATCCGCGGCATCGTGCCCGCCACGCTCGACGAAGACGTGGCCCGCGCCCTGGGGCGGGCCTTCGGCACGGCGGCGCGGGCGCAGGGCGAGCGCGCGGTGGCCGTGGGGCGCGACGGGCGCCTGTCCGGCCCGCAGCTCTCGGCCGCGCTGATCCAGGGCCTGGTGGACGCGGGCGTCGAGGTCATCGACGTCGGCATGTGCACCACGCCCATGCTGTACTTCGCGGCCAGCACGCTGTGCGCGAGCGGCATCCAGGTCACGGGCAGCCACAACCCCCGCGACTACAACGGCTTCAAGATGGTGCTGGCCGGCCGCGCCATCCATGGCGATGAGATCCAGCAGCTTCGCCGAACCATGGAGTCTGGCAGCTGGCAGCCCGCCCCCGGCGGCAGCGTGCGCCGGGCCGACGTGCTGCCCGCCTACGTGCAGCGCATCGTGGGCGACGTGAAGCTCGCGCGGCCCATGAAGATCGTGGTCGATTGCGGCAACGGCGTGGCCGGCGCATCGGCGCCGGGCATCTTCCGCGCGCTGGGCTGCGAGGTGGCCGAACTCTTTTCCGAGGTGGACGGCAACTTCCCCAACCACCACCCCGACCCGAGCAAGCCCGAGAACCTGCGCGACGTGATCGAGGCGCTGCGCACCACCGACGCCGAGCTGGGCCTGGCCTTCGACGGCGACGGCGACCGTCTCGGCATCGTGACCAAGGACGGCCAGAACATCTTCCCAGACCGCCAGATGATGCTGTTCGCGCAGGACGTGCTCTCTCGCGTGCCGGGCGCGCCCATCCTGTTCGACGTGAAGTGCACCCAGCGCCTGGCGCCCGCTATTCGCGCCGCGGGCGGCGAGCCGGTGATGTACAAGACCGGCCATTCGCTCATCAAGGCGCGCATGAAGGAGCTGCAGGCGCCGCTGGGCGGCGAGATGAGCGGCCACATCTTCTTCAAGGAGCGCTGGTACGGCTTCGACGACGGCACCTACGCGGGCTGCCGCCTGCTGGAGATCCTGAGCCGCTCGGCCGACCCGGGTGCCGTGCTCAATGCGCTGCCCGCCAGCCACAGCACGCCCGAGCTCAACGTGCCGTGCGAGGAGGGCGAGCCCCACCGCCTGACGGCCGAACTGCAGGCGCTGGCGGCAGGCAGCTTCGCCGCGCCCGCCAGCATCAGCACCATAGACGGCCTGCGCGTGGACTGGCCCGACGGCTTCGGCCTGATCCGCGCGAGCAACACCACGCCCGTGCTGGTGCTGCGCTTCGAGGGCCACACGCCCGAGGCGCTGCGCCGCATCGAGGCCGACATGCTGGCGCTGCTCGCGCGCGTCAAGCCCGGCGCGCAGATCGGCGGCGCGGCGCACTGA
- a CDS encoding tripartite tricarboxylate transporter substrate binding protein → MALSIDRRHALQSLAALAAAAAVPARAQAYPNKPIELIVPFAAGGGTDVLARALAEQARAHLPQNLIVINRAGASGGIGWGELVNAKPDGYKLAIITVEITMIPHMGLVKLTADDVLPIARLNADPATIAVRADSPYRTLEDLLAAARKNPGAVRVGNAGPGSLGHLAAAALEDKAQAQFNHAPYRGANPAVLDLLGGHIEAVAVTPVEVATYVAAGKVRPLAVMADKRIGAGWEQVPTLKERQIDLSIGGWRGLAAPRGTPPEVVATLRTAMARTLQEPALRETMAKQNMGEGYLDAPDFKALIARDNAFFKQLIGRLDIRA, encoded by the coding sequence ATGGCCCTCTCCATCGACCGCCGCCACGCCCTCCAGTCCCTCGCCGCTCTGGCCGCCGCTGCCGCGGTGCCTGCCCGTGCACAGGCCTACCCGAACAAGCCCATCGAGCTCATCGTGCCGTTCGCCGCTGGCGGCGGCACCGACGTGCTCGCCCGCGCCCTGGCCGAGCAGGCGCGCGCGCACCTGCCGCAGAACCTCATCGTCATCAACCGTGCCGGCGCGAGCGGCGGCATTGGCTGGGGTGAACTCGTCAATGCCAAGCCCGACGGCTACAAGCTCGCGATCATCACGGTGGAGATCACGATGATCCCGCACATGGGTCTCGTGAAGCTCACCGCCGACGATGTTCTGCCCATCGCGCGGCTCAACGCCGACCCGGCCACCATCGCCGTGCGCGCGGATTCGCCCTACCGCACCCTCGAGGACCTGCTCGCCGCCGCGCGCAAGAACCCCGGCGCGGTGCGCGTGGGCAACGCCGGGCCGGGCTCGCTCGGCCACCTGGCGGCGGCCGCGCTGGAGGACAAGGCCCAGGCCCAGTTCAACCACGCGCCGTACCGGGGCGCCAACCCCGCCGTGCTCGACCTGCTGGGCGGCCACATCGAGGCCGTGGCCGTCACTCCCGTGGAGGTGGCCACCTATGTGGCCGCCGGCAAGGTGCGCCCGCTGGCCGTGATGGCCGACAAGCGCATCGGCGCGGGCTGGGAGCAGGTGCCCACGCTCAAGGAGCGGCAGATCGACCTGTCCATCGGCGGCTGGCGCGGCCTGGCCGCGCCCAGGGGCACGCCGCCCGAAGTGGTGGCGACCCTGCGCACGGCCATGGCCAGGACGCTGCAGGAGCCCGCGCTGCGCGAGACCATGGCCAAGCAGAACATGGGCGAGGGCTACCTCGACGCGCCCGATTTCAAGGCGCTGATCGCGCGCGACAACGCGTTCTTCAAGCAGCTCATAGGGCGCCTGGACATCAGGGCCTGA
- a CDS encoding Bug family tripartite tricarboxylate transporter substrate binding protein gives MKRKTFCLLAAAALLAGGMNAHAQGAYPAQPVKWIVPYAPGGTTDVIARNLATRMGQDLGQPVVVDNKPGAASIIGATFIARSQPDGYTVGTADSGTLAFNPAMYASLSYDAGKDFTFIGGLGKMPLVLAVAPNFPAKNVQELLALVKKSPGSVSSASSGPGSPLHVALELFKQRTGTDLMHVPYKGSAPALQDLMAGQVQTMFVDLPPSLSMIKGGKIRVLAVATPQRLSILPDVPTMAEAGVPGFEAYAWQGFVGPAKLPDAVVQRLNKDLVAALKHPEMRARLEELGIQPMPMAPAQFGEFVRSEQKLWSGVIKAANIHLD, from the coding sequence ATGAAACGCAAGACCTTTTGCCTGCTCGCCGCCGCCGCGCTGCTGGCCGGCGGCATGAACGCGCACGCCCAGGGCGCCTATCCGGCCCAGCCCGTGAAGTGGATCGTGCCCTACGCGCCCGGCGGCACCACCGATGTGATCGCGCGCAACCTTGCCACCCGGATGGGACAGGACCTGGGCCAGCCCGTGGTGGTGGACAACAAGCCGGGTGCGGCCAGCATCATCGGTGCCACTTTCATCGCGCGCTCGCAGCCCGACGGCTACACCGTGGGCACGGCCGACTCGGGCACGCTCGCCTTCAACCCCGCGATGTATGCTTCGCTGAGCTACGACGCGGGCAAGGACTTCACCTTCATCGGCGGCCTGGGCAAGATGCCGCTGGTGCTGGCCGTGGCGCCCAACTTTCCGGCCAAGAATGTGCAGGAGCTGCTCGCGCTGGTGAAGAAGTCGCCCGGCAGCGTCTCCAGCGCCTCGTCGGGGCCCGGCTCGCCGCTGCACGTGGCGCTGGAGCTGTTCAAGCAGCGCACGGGCACGGACCTGATGCACGTGCCCTACAAGGGCTCGGCCCCCGCGCTGCAGGACCTGATGGCGGGGCAGGTGCAGACCATGTTCGTGGACCTGCCGCCCAGCCTCTCGATGATCAAGGGCGGCAAGATCCGCGTGCTGGCCGTGGCCACGCCGCAGCGCCTGTCCATCCTGCCCGACGTGCCCACCATGGCCGAGGCCGGCGTGCCCGGCTTCGAGGCCTATGCGTGGCAGGGCTTCGTGGGGCCCGCCAAGCTGCCCGACGCGGTGGTGCAGCGGCTCAACAAGGACCTCGTGGCCGCGCTCAAGCACCCCGAGATGCGTGCACGGCTCGAAGAGCTGGGCATCCAGCCCATGCCCATGGCGCCTGCACAGTTCGGAGAGTTCGTGCGCTCCGAGCAGAAGCTCTGGAGCGGCGTGATCAAGGCCGCCAATATCCACCTCGACTGA